The Streptomyces lienomycini sequence GCTCTTCATGGGAATCGGCCTCTACGTCCTGCAGCGCACCGCCAAATCGCTTCCGCACCTCTTCCAGGCGATGGGCCTGATGCTCTACGCGGCACAGATCCTGCTGCTGTTCGTCTTTCTCGCCGCCTTCAAGAACACGACGTTGTTCAACCCCCGGTCCTTCGCGATCACTCTGGTCGTCGTCACGCTCGCGTGGATCGCCACGCAGACGCGCGCGCACATGAAGGCCAAGATCCTCTATGTCGAGCCCGAGTCGTCGAGTGAGAAGTCCGAAAGGACGGGCCACTCGTCGTGAGGGGTAGGGCCGGGATAAAGAGGCATGTGAAGTCCTGCTATCGTCCGGTGCCAACTGCGGCATCGCGGGCGCGGGCATCCAAGCTGACGCCTGCACGAGCGCGAGGCAAGATGCCCCACAGCCGCCCCCACATCCGTAACACCAGTCCCGTGCCGAACTGCGGCCCCGCGCCGCGCCGACACAACGAGGTTGCCGTACCCATGCGCCACGATGAAGGAGCCCGCGGTGAGTGCTGACCCGACGCAGGTGCTCGCCTTCGAGACCGACTGCCACATTTTCGACGGATGTGGCTTCCCGGCTCCCGGCCTGCACTCGTTCCTCTTCGAGCCGCTCTGGGGCAACGCAGACGGCAACGGCATGTACTTCAACAAGCCGATGCTGCTGGCGCTGCTCGGCTCGTTCATCATCGTGGGCTTCTTCTGGGCCGCCTTCAACAAGCCGAAGGTCGTCCCCGGCAAGCTCCAGATGGTCGCCGAGTCCGGCTACGACTTCATCCGCCGCGGCGTGGTCTACGAGACGATCGGCAAGAAGGAAGGCGAGAAGTACGTCCCGCTCGTCGTGACGCTCTTCTTCTTCGTCTGGATGATGAACCTCTGGTCGATCATCCCGGTCGCCCAGTTCCCGGTGACCTCGATCATCGCCTACCCGATGGTCCTGGCCCTGATCGTCTACGTCGTGTGGGTGTCGCTCACCTTCAAGCGCCACGGCTTCGTCGGTTTCTTCAAGAACGTCACCGGCTACGACAAGTCCCTCGGCGCGGTGCTGCCGCTGTCGATGACCATCGAGTTCTTCTCGAACCTGCTGGTCCGCCCCTTCACGCACGCCGTCCGGCTCTTCGCCAACATGTTCGCCGGCCACACGCTGCTGCTGCTCTTCACGATCGCCAGCTGGTACCTGCTGAACGGCATCGGATTCGCCTACGCGGGCGTCTCGTTCGTGATGACGCTCATCATGACGGCCTTCGAGCTCTTCATCCAGGCCGTGCAGGCGTACGTGTTCGTGCTGCTGACCTGCACCTACATCCAGGGCGCGCTCGCCGAGAACCACTGAGTCCCCGCCCGGCCTCACATCCCAGCCGTCCGGTGGCCAACCCCCACCGGTCCGTAAAGAAAAGGAAGAACCGGCATGTCCCAGACCCTTGCTGCCGTTGATGGTTCGCTCAGCTCCGTCGGGTACGGCCTGGCCGCCATTGGCCCCGGCGTCGGCGTCGGCATCATCTTCGGTAACGGCACCCAGGCCCTCGCCCGCCAGCCCGAGGCGGCCGGCCTGATCCGCGCCAACCAGATCCTCGGCTTCGCCTTCTGTGAGGCGCTCGCCCTCATCGGTCTCGTCATGCCCTTCGTCTACTAAGACGAAGACCGACGACCGACCCTTTCGACGAAAGGCATTGATGTGACTTCCGCCCTGGTTTTCCTGGCGGCTGAGGGTGAGAAGGAGAACCCCCTCATCCCGCCGTGGCCGGAGCTCGTCATCGGCCTGATCGCCTTCGTCATCGTCTTCGGCTTCCTCGCCAAGAAGCTCCTCCCGAACATCAACAAGGTTCTGGAAGAGCGCCGCGAGGCCATCGAGGGCGGTATCGAGAAGGCCGAGGCCGCGCAGACCGAGGCCCAGAGCGTCCTCGAGCAGTACAAGGCGCAGCTCGCCGAGGCCCGGCACGAGGCCGCGCGACTGCGCCAGGAGGCGCAGGAGCAGGGCGCCACGCTCATCGCCGAGATGCGCGCGGAAGGCCAGCGGCAGCGTGAGGAGATCATCGCCGCCGGTCACGCCCAGATCCAGGCCGACCGCAAGGCCGCCGCGTCCGCGCTGCGCCAGGACGTCGGCAAGCTGGCCACCGAGCTGGCCGGCAAGCTGGTCGGCGAGTCCCTCGAGGACCACGCCCGCCAGAGCCGTGTGATCGACCGGTTCCTGGACGAGCTGGACGACAAGGCGACGACGGCCGAGGCGGCCCGATGAGTGGCATGCACGGAGCGAGCCGCGAGGCTCTTGCCGCCGCACGTGAGCGTCTCGACGCGCTGACGGACTCCACGTCCGTGGACGCCGGCTCGCTCGCCGACGAGCTGGCCGCCGTCACCGCGCTGCTCCACCGCGAGGTGTCGCTGCGTCGGGTCCTGACCGACCCGGCGCAGTCCGGCGAGGCCAAGGCCGAACTCGCCCAGCGCCTCCTCGGCACCCAGGTCAGCGGCACCGCCGTCGACGTGGTGGCCGGCATGGTGCGCTCCCGCTGGTCGCAGTCCCGCGACCTGGTGGACGCGCTGGAGGAGCTGGCGAACACCGCCGACCTCACCGCCGCCCAGAAGACGGGCCGGCTCGACAACGTGGAGGACGAGCTGTTCCGGTTCGGCCGGATCGCCTCCTCGAACACCGAGCTGCGCGCCGCGCTCACCAGCCGCTCCGCCACCACCGCGGCCAAGGGCGAGCTGCTGCGCAGCCTGCTCGGCGGCCGGGCGGACCGGACCACCGAGCGTCTGGTCACCCGTCTCGTCACCGCGCCCCGGGGACGTAGCCTGGAGTCGGGACTCGAATCCCTGTCCAAGCTCGCCGCCGACCGGCGCGACCGGATGGTCGCCGTCGTCACCTCGGCGGTGCCGCTGAGCGACCCGCAGAAGCAGCGCCTCGGCGCCGCCCTCGCGAAGGTCTACGGCCGCCCGATGCACCTCAATCTCGACGTGGACCCCGAGGTCGTCGGAGGGATCCGGGTGCAGGTCGGCGACGAGGTCATCAACGGCTCCATCGCGGACCGTCTGGAGGACGCCGGCCGCCGACTGGCGAGCTGACGCCCCGCGCGACAACAGCACAGCAAGTTGCACGTACTTACGACGGCCCTGGTTGGGCCGTGCAGAGGATTCACCTCTTTTTGGGGGGAGTCCCCGACTCGTGGAATACCCCCCAAGTGAAACTTCGGGCCCAACAAGGAGAGCAGGGAACTCAGATGGCGGAGCTCACGATCCGGCCGGAGGAGATCCGGGACGCGCTGGAGAACTTCGTCCAGTCGTACAAGCCGGACGCGGCCTCGCGCGAGGAGGTCGGTACGGTCACCCTTGCCGGCGACGGCATCGCGAAGGTCGAGGGTCTCCCCTCGGCCATGGCCAACGAACTGCTGAAGTTCGAGGACGGCACCCTCGGCCTCGCCCTCAACCTCGAGGAGCGCGAGATCGGTTGCGTCGTCCTCGGTGAGTTCAGCGGCATCGAGGAGGGGCAGCCGGTCTCGCGTACCGGTGAGGTCCTCTCCGTGGCCGTCGGCGAGGGCTACCTCGGCCGCGTGGTCGACCCCCTCGGCAACCCGATCGACGGCCTCGGCGAGATCGAGACGTCCGGTCGCCGCGCCCTCGAACTGCAAGCCCCCACGGTCATGCAGCGCAAGTCGGTGCACGAGCCGATGGAGACGGGCTACAAGGCCGTCGACGCCATGACCCCGATCGGCCGCGGCCAGCGCCAGCTGATCATCGGCGACCGCCAGACCGGCAAGACCGCCCTGGCCGTCGACACGATCATCAACCAGCGC is a genomic window containing:
- the atpE gene encoding ATP synthase F0 subunit C; protein product: MSQTLAAVDGSLSSVGYGLAAIGPGVGVGIIFGNGTQALARQPEAAGLIRANQILGFAFCEALALIGLVMPFVY
- a CDS encoding F0F1 ATP synthase subunit delta, producing the protein MHGASREALAAARERLDALTDSTSVDAGSLADELAAVTALLHREVSLRRVLTDPAQSGEAKAELAQRLLGTQVSGTAVDVVAGMVRSRWSQSRDLVDALEELANTADLTAAQKTGRLDNVEDELFRFGRIASSNTELRAALTSRSATTAAKGELLRSLLGGRADRTTERLVTRLVTAPRGRSLESGLESLSKLAADRRDRMVAVVTSAVPLSDPQKQRLGAALAKVYGRPMHLNLDVDPEVVGGIRVQVGDEVINGSIADRLEDAGRRLAS
- the atpB gene encoding F0F1 ATP synthase subunit A, which gives rise to MKEPAVSADPTQVLAFETDCHIFDGCGFPAPGLHSFLFEPLWGNADGNGMYFNKPMLLALLGSFIIVGFFWAAFNKPKVVPGKLQMVAESGYDFIRRGVVYETIGKKEGEKYVPLVVTLFFFVWMMNLWSIIPVAQFPVTSIIAYPMVLALIVYVVWVSLTFKRHGFVGFFKNVTGYDKSLGAVLPLSMTIEFFSNLLVRPFTHAVRLFANMFAGHTLLLLFTIASWYLLNGIGFAYAGVSFVMTLIMTAFELFIQAVQAYVFVLLTCTYIQGALAENH
- a CDS encoding F0F1 ATP synthase subunit B gives rise to the protein MTSALVFLAAEGEKENPLIPPWPELVIGLIAFVIVFGFLAKKLLPNINKVLEERREAIEGGIEKAEAAQTEAQSVLEQYKAQLAEARHEAARLRQEAQEQGATLIAEMRAEGQRQREEIIAAGHAQIQADRKAAASALRQDVGKLATELAGKLVGESLEDHARQSRVIDRFLDELDDKATTAEAAR